The sequence CCATCAAACAGGCGATAATCGCCGTTGTCGGCCACCTCGACCTGATCGGGTTGGTATAGGTGAACATACGGGCTAGGCGTGGTGTGGCGAACCAGGCTTTCATTCACCGACTGACCCAGCGCCCAGGTATCGTCGCGGTCGAGTTCGGGCGTTGGCACGGGCGGCTCAATTAGCACCCGCAGCACCGCGAACGAAAACGCCTCCAGCGACCGTTGGGCCGACTGCTGGTAGCCGGGCACCCATTTCTGGGCCGCCTGGTATTGCTCGTAGGCGGTGCGGGCGGCTAGGCGGTCGGTCTGGCGCTGGGCAAAAGCGGTTTCGGCTAGCTGGTAGCGGTCGGCGGCGGCCAGTTGGCGGGTTTCGGCGAGTGCGTTGGTATAATCGGTGGGGTAATTGGCCAGCCAGTCGGTGGCCACCTGCTGTTCGGCCAGGGGTTGCAGTGCCCGTTGCGCATCGGCGCTCATAGCCTGCAACGTTTCATACTCCGCAAAAACGGCTTCCCACCGAAAGGGGCGCTGTACATCGGCCGAGAGGGCGCGAATCGTGGCCTGATGCTGGTTGTAGCCATTGACAAACGCCCGTTTCACCACCTCGGCAGCCAGCTCGTGTCCCCGTCGACCCCAGCCCTTCGGTTGCCGGAGCCGTTCGCTTGCCTTCTTGACCGCCTCGGCATAATCACCCCGCCGATAGGCCGTCTTTCCGCTGCTACAGGCCATCAGGCCGCCGAGCAGTCCTAGCAGTCCATACGTAAGAAGTCTCATCGCTTTGCCTTTGCTGGTTAAGCGTTTGATCGGACGCATAAACTACGGTTTAACGCGATGTATAAATAAAGGAAAATATTGTGTAGCTAGACGGCTAACGGCTGCTCGTAACGCCCACATAGCTCCGCCACCAAGTACCCATTTCCTGCCTTAACCGACCTGAATCGCTCACAACGACCCATGAAACGTACCCGAATAACGTTATCCTGTTACCTGCTGTTAATCAGCTTAGTTACGCTGGGTCAGCCTACATCGAATACTGTTAAGCCGTGGACGTACTGGTGGTGGATGGGCAGCGCCGTAACCGAACTCGATATTACGCGGCAACTGGAACAGATGGCGAAGGCCGGGCTGGGTGGGGTACATGTTATTCCGATCTACGGCGTGAAAGGCGCCGAAAAACAGGCCATTCCGTTCTTGAGTGCGCGCTGGCTGGCGGTCTTCGCGCATACCATCCGAGAGGCCAACCGGCTGGGGATGGGTGTGGATCTTAGCACCGGCACGGGTTGGCCGTTTGGTGGACCCAACGTCACGCCCGAGATGGGGGCGCAACAGTGGAAGCAGGAAGGCAGTACGCTCGTTGGCGTGCCGACCCGGCAGCGGGTAAAACGCGCCGCACCGGGGGGCGAGGGGCTAGTCGTCGATCCGTTCGACCGGCAGCCTCTGTTGCGATACCTGGCCCGGTTCGACTCGGCGCTGGCTCGCCTGCCGCAACGGCCGCGTGCCCTTTACAACGACTCCTATGAAGTATACGGGGCCAACTGGACGGCCCGCTTTCCCGAGCAGTTTCGGCAGCGGCGCGGCTATGACCTGCTCACCCGACTGCGCGATTTTACCGACACCACCAACGTACCCGGCGCGACAGCCGTGCGCCGCGATTACCACGAAACGGTGGCCGATCTGCTGCGCGATGAGTTTACGGCCGTCTGGACAGACTGGGCGCGACAGCGGGGCTACCAAACACGCAACCAGGCGCACGGCTCGCCGGGTAATCTGCTCGACCTGTATGCGCTGGCCGATATTCCCGAAACCGAATCGTTCGGAAGCAGCCGCTTCCCGATCCCCGGCCTGCGTGTCGACGAAAATTACGAGGTCGACCGGTTTGGGACGCCCCATCCGTTGGCCATGAAATTTGCGTCGTCGGCGGCGCATCTGCTGGGCAAACCGCTGGTCAGCTCAGAAACCACGACCTGGCTGGCCGATCATTTCAAGGTGAGTCTGTCGCAGATCAAGCCCCAGATCGACGAACTGTTTACGGCGGGGATCAACCACATCTTCTACCACGGCACGACTTATTCGCCTCCGGGCCACGACTGGCCGGGCCAACTATTCTATGCGTCGACCAACTACGGGCCGTCGTCGCACAACTGGCCGTTTTTGCCGTTGCTGAACCAGTACGTCACGCGCTGCCAGACACGCCTGCAAGGTAGCCGCCCCGACAACGACCTGCTGGTGTATTTCCCGATTCACGAGTTATGGGCCCGGCGATCACCCTCGGCTGGGGGCGTGCATCTGCTCGAAGTGCACCACGTCGACCGCTGGCTGTTGCCCATGCCGTTCGGGAAATTCTGCGACTCGCTGCGTGTGGCCGGTTACTCGTTCGATTACGTATCCGACGCCCTGCTCGACAGCCTGACGGTTGGGCCGGGTGGTCTGCTTAAAATGCCCGGCGGTACCTACAAAGTCCTGACGGTACCGCCCGCCAATTTCCTGCCCGAACGTACCCGGCAGCGGCTGGCTCAACTGGCCGCGCAGGGGGCCCAGATCGTGTACAATGCCAACCTGACCACGCTGGGTACGTTGCCCATTCGGCGAGAGGGCTGGGCTGCGCAGGGGCTATCGTTTATTCGGAAAAGGGTGGGCGCTGCCACTACGCGGTATTTCGTTGCCAATCTGGGCAATCAGTTTCGGGAGGGCTGGGTCAGGCTATCGGCCAATGGGCAAGTGATGCGGTACGACCCGCTAACCGACCAGACAACGTACCCGGTCCGGCAATCGACTGCGTCGACGGCTGCCGTCTGGCTGCGATTGCCGCCTGGTCAGTCCTGTTTTCTGACCTTGACGGCCACGACCACCGTCGGAAACAAGGTCGTGGCCAACCCGCAGGCGGGCACGGCGGCGTTCACGCTAAGCCAGCCGTGGCGGGTGCAGTTTGGCCACGGTGTACCGGCACTGCGCTCGACGCATACCTTACCTAACCTGGTGTCGTGGACAAATCTGGCCGACTCGGCGGGGTATTTCTGGGGGCAGGTACGTTACAGCGCCACCTTCGATTTGCCCCAGGGCTGGCAGCCGGGGCAGGCGCAACGCCTGAATCTGGGCGACGTGCGCGAGGTGGCCGAAGTGCGTCTCAACGGTCGTCCCATCGGTACGGCCTGGTGCCTGCCCTACGAACTGACCCTGCCGGCCGAGTTGCTCAAGGCGAAGGGCAACCAACTGGAAATCGACGTAACAAACCTCTCGGCCAATTACATGCGGCTCCGCGACGGGCAGAAACCCGACTGGAAGATTTTCCAGGATATCAACATCGTCGATATCCGCTACCGGCCGTTCGACGCAACGCGCTGGCAACCCGTGCCGTCGGGCTTGTTGGGGCCGGTAACGGTCGGTACTCGTTGAGGTGTGGCGCGGCGGGCTAGTGGATGGGGTGATCGAGCCGTTCTTCCTCCAGATCGAGCAGGGCCTCTTCTTTCCGAATGACGTCGTCGTCGAACTCCTGCTTCCGGCGAAATAGCTGCAACGTGCGGCGTTGGGCGGCGATCAGGTCGGTCAGGACGTCGTTGTAGCGGTCGATTTTGCTGGTGTCGCAGTCGAGCGAGTGCAGGCGTTGGCTCGTCAGCTGTCGGTCGGTTTCGAGCCGATTTTTCAGGTTGTCGATCAGTTCGTTATTCGCAACGTCCTCGTCATATTCGGTCGACAGCCGTTTGAGGGCCACGTCGAGGAGTTTTATCCGAATAATCGACTCCTGTTCGTCTTCGGATAGGGGCGAATCAGTGTCTTCGTAACGTACCCAGCGAACCACCAGCGGTAGCGTAATGCCTTGAAAGACAAGCGTAATCAGGATGACGACGAAGGTAATGAACAGGATAAGGTTGCGGTGCGGAAAGGGGGCGCCGTTTGTGAGTGTGAGCGGTACCGACAGCGCCGATGCCAGTGATACTACGCCGCGCATACCGGCCCAGCCCACGATGGTAGGCGCACGCCAACCCGGATTCGTTTCGGCCACAGCGTTGGGCATAACGCGACCCACCAGCCAGGTGAACCCGGCCGATACGTACGCCCCGAAGATGCGGGTTAGGATCACGACCAGCGTAATGAGCAGGGCGTAGGCGGTGGCTTCGTAGGGCGAATAGTCCTCCAGCCCGGCGATGATCACGGGCAGTTCCAGCCCGATCAGGATAAAAACGGCACTGTTGAGCGCAAACACCACCGTGGCCCACATCGAGATACTTTGCAGGCGGGTGCTGTGGTTCAGAATCACGTCGCGCTGATTGGCCATAAACAAGCCGCCGCTCACCACCGCCATAACCCCGGATACGTGCAGGCGTTCGGCTGCCAGATAGAGCGTATAGGGCAGGATGAAGGTAAGCAAGATGCTGATGCGGATGGGCGAGGGAATCCAGCGGTGAATGGCGTAGAACACTCCCGCCACCGCCAGCCCGATGCCGATGCCGCCGAAGGTGACCCACAGAAAGCTGACCACGGCCGTCTGCATGACAAACGTACCGGAGAGCATGGCCGCAAGCGCAAACTGAAACACCGTCAGGCTGGAGGCGTCGTTGATCAGGCTTTCGCCTTCGAGAATGCTCAACAGCCGCCGGGGTACGTTCACGATCCGCAGCACCGAGGTGGCGGCTACGGCGTCGGGGGGCGACACGATGCCACCCAGCAAAAAGCCCAGTGCGAGTGTGAAACCGGGGATGAGCGCGCTCGACACGCTCGCCACGGCGAAAGCCGTAAAGATGACCAGCCCGAAGGCCAGCGTGATGATGATGCGGCGCCACCGCCAGAAGTCGTGCCACGAGGTAAACCAGGCGGCTTCGTAGAGAAGCGGGGGCAGGAAGATCAGAAAGATTAACTCCGATTCGATTTCGATACGCGGTACGCCCGGCACAAAACTGACCAGGAGACCGCTGATTACCAGGAAGATCGGGTTAGGGATGCGTAGGCGTTGCCCCACCGTTACCACCACCGAAATCAGGACCAAAAGCGATAAGCAAAGCAGCAGCGTTTGTTGCATAGGTGTGTGTTAACGACACAGTTCGTGACATGTTCGTTAACAAAGATGCAGCTTGTTACCGTTTTTTAAACCCTGATCCGGCCTGCGTATGCCTTCACGCTAGCGCATCATCAGCCGGTTCAGCTCGCTTTCCAGTTGGGGAATGGGCATTTTTTGCACGAAATAATAGTGCCCTCTACCGGCGGCGTTCCAGGTATTGCTACCGTCCTTGGCGCAGACCAGCCGACCCGGTACCAGATCGAAATAGGGTTCGTAGCCATTGATGGCGGCCAGCACCGCCGTTTCGTCCCAGCTCATGCGCCCGCCCGCATCCTGTTTCGACAGCGGAATGCTGATGGCAAACGCATCTTTGATCGGCGACTGCTGAAGCGCGGCGTTCTGCACCAGCGGCAGGCCGGTGTGGATGGCGTAGCCGATCTCGAAGCCGCTTAGGTAGATGTCGGTTGGCCAGTCGTTGAAGACCCGTTGCGACGATACCGGGTCGCGGTCGACGTTGAATTCTTTACCACTCGGAAACCAGCCGGCCATGCTCACCAGCCGCTTCACTTTCTTTCGCACCAGTTCTCGGCCACTCAGGGGCGAAAACTGGTCTGGTTTTGAGTCGAGCAGATTGGCCATGTTGGTCAGGAACCCCACGGTGCAGATCGTCACGCTGCCGTCGGGCTGCTTGGCCAGCAGGCGGCGGTAGAGCGTCAGGGCATCGTCGGCCTGTGCGTTGCTGACTAGGTCGTGCGGATATCGGGCTACCAGCACCGAATCCCACTTTTGCGAAGCGGTCAGGTTCACGGCCCGGCCCCGCACCACGCCGATAGGCAGGTTGGGGCGTTTGCAATACGTGTTGATCACGTCGAGCACGGCCGCAATGTAGGGCGACTGGTTGGAGGCTACCGTAGCCAGGATGTTCACCCGCCCCGAATCGGCCAGGGTATGCAGGATCGCCATTGC comes from Fibrella aestuarina BUZ 2 and encodes:
- a CDS encoding glycosyl hydrolase, which translates into the protein MKRTRITLSCYLLLISLVTLGQPTSNTVKPWTYWWWMGSAVTELDITRQLEQMAKAGLGGVHVIPIYGVKGAEKQAIPFLSARWLAVFAHTIREANRLGMGVDLSTGTGWPFGGPNVTPEMGAQQWKQEGSTLVGVPTRQRVKRAAPGGEGLVVDPFDRQPLLRYLARFDSALARLPQRPRALYNDSYEVYGANWTARFPEQFRQRRGYDLLTRLRDFTDTTNVPGATAVRRDYHETVADLLRDEFTAVWTDWARQRGYQTRNQAHGSPGNLLDLYALADIPETESFGSSRFPIPGLRVDENYEVDRFGTPHPLAMKFASSAAHLLGKPLVSSETTTWLADHFKVSLSQIKPQIDELFTAGINHIFYHGTTYSPPGHDWPGQLFYASTNYGPSSHNWPFLPLLNQYVTRCQTRLQGSRPDNDLLVYFPIHELWARRSPSAGGVHLLEVHHVDRWLLPMPFGKFCDSLRVAGYSFDYVSDALLDSLTVGPGGLLKMPGGTYKVLTVPPANFLPERTRQRLAQLAAQGAQIVYNANLTTLGTLPIRREGWAAQGLSFIRKRVGAATTRYFVANLGNQFREGWVRLSANGQVMRYDPLTDQTTYPVRQSTASTAAVWLRLPPGQSCFLTLTATTTVGNKVVANPQAGTAAFTLSQPWRVQFGHGVPALRSTHTLPNLVSWTNLADSAGYFWGQVRYSATFDLPQGWQPGQAQRLNLGDVREVAEVRLNGRPIGTAWCLPYELTLPAELLKAKGNQLEIDVTNLSANYMRLRDGQKPDWKIFQDINIVDIRYRPFDATRWQPVPSGLLGPVTVGTR
- a CDS encoding Na+/H+ antiporter, whose product is MQQTLLLCLSLLVLISVVVTVGQRLRIPNPIFLVISGLLVSFVPGVPRIEIESELIFLIFLPPLLYEAAWFTSWHDFWRWRRIIITLAFGLVIFTAFAVASVSSALIPGFTLALGFLLGGIVSPPDAVAATSVLRIVNVPRRLLSILEGESLINDASSLTVFQFALAAMLSGTFVMQTAVVSFLWVTFGGIGIGLAVAGVFYAIHRWIPSPIRISILLTFILPYTLYLAAERLHVSGVMAVVSGGLFMANQRDVILNHSTRLQSISMWATVVFALNSAVFILIGLELPVIIAGLEDYSPYEATAYALLITLVVILTRIFGAYVSAGFTWLVGRVMPNAVAETNPGWRAPTIVGWAGMRGVVSLASALSVPLTLTNGAPFPHRNLILFITFVVILITLVFQGITLPLVVRWVRYEDTDSPLSEDEQESIIRIKLLDVALKRLSTEYDEDVANNELIDNLKNRLETDRQLTSQRLHSLDCDTSKIDRYNDVLTDLIAAQRRTLQLFRRKQEFDDDVIRKEEALLDLEEERLDHPIH
- a CDS encoding nucleoside hydrolase; translation: MNYLISCLVALLLSLPLLAQRQPTQAPVNLIFDTDIGPDYDDVGAMAILHTLADSGRVNILATVASNQSPYIAAVLDVINTYCKRPNLPIGVVRGRAVNLTASQKWDSVLVARYPHDLVSNAQADDALTLYRRLLAKQPDGSVTICTVGFLTNMANLLDSKPDQFSPLSGRELVRKKVKRLVSMAGWFPSGKEFNVDRDPVSSQRVFNDWPTDIYLSGFEIGYAIHTGLPLVQNAALQQSPIKDAFAISIPLSKQDAGGRMSWDETAVLAAINGYEPYFDLVPGRLVCAKDGSNTWNAAGRGHYYFVQKMPIPQLESELNRLMMR